In methanogenic archaeon ISO4-H5, the following are encoded in one genomic region:
- a CDS encoding FAD/FMN-dependent dehydrogenase yields MDCNKKNCELAPDTCEALVAAVGAANVKVTEGGVTVTVCSTEQVAAVAKIAKKAKVTAAVCGNTPITVTFSEEMQKVEVVPEDYAVKAKAGATFQAVIDAAAAQGLILGAQPFHAARTTVGEWMGSNTPGYGSYKYGTARDAVLNLEVVLKDGTVIETGYDDIGAYMSAYNLNQIFAGSEGAIGIITSATLKAYPAGVTKSFAYEIAGGLAEADAAVQALIRHPNLKPMRFTLQVADGKTMLFLDYQGAQAFVDTDAAETDAILEANGGKKSDAVYKPACYKFKAVIPIANLAKSNAKMAMIVDRYTALVSSDSMDDIKATIETCGGRKACGWAFADGNIEKIHDEATSKFMRDLTGFLAEPNVDDIAKSGDKLSRAYNDAIHEKLVEAVGKDNVNESGPERLLYCHDLAPLPKLAGIAFDNIPDVVVRPSTTAQIAAVMKVAYKHGIAVTPRGNSTWGLGGAQPAFRGIVCDCSSKFNKIVVDEKNMTVKVQSGATWKATLDACMAKGFIVGSYPSSFPAATIGAWLSTNGMGIGSFKYGSAKDNVLDMEVILSNGEVLHTGYGDMGNYNSGLNLNQFFVGSEGTACIFGTVTFRIHPMGVIHPLAYDFENLADANPVIQAIIADPSIRPLHIAWSDHYHFEHQKMAGLHAPDVRNLLLVTYQGQENYVDMEIAVTDELAAKFGGKRVDDSIASHEWDERCYEFRARKVGIGEIPAEVIVPAKTWGKFVDECYTGFGVMKMDIGGIIGVMVDNQTTLFMPYYFKDDEMMTGMLAFAFNMYLGDRAEVYGGRSTGYGIFFAGNLDAAHDANTVALMRELKTFLDPHDVMNPGHLVCGMTKFGIGMSHGLSSFMFKMMQTIKKLMPPEHNFENNIKRFKFNKYAEEKAEDRKHVLGRGYE; encoded by the coding sequence ATGGATTGCAACAAAAAGAACTGCGAACTTGCCCCTGATACCTGCGAAGCCCTTGTGGCGGCTGTAGGTGCGGCCAACGTTAAGGTAACCGAGGGAGGAGTCACCGTTACTGTATGCAGCACCGAGCAGGTCGCTGCCGTAGCCAAAATCGCGAAGAAAGCCAAAGTGACCGCAGCCGTCTGCGGAAACACCCCCATCACTGTCACCTTCTCCGAGGAGATGCAGAAGGTCGAGGTCGTTCCCGAGGACTACGCCGTCAAGGCCAAGGCCGGAGCAACCTTCCAGGCCGTCATCGACGCCGCAGCAGCCCAGGGACTCATCCTTGGAGCACAGCCTTTCCACGCTGCCAGGACCACCGTCGGCGAGTGGATGGGTTCCAACACCCCCGGATACGGAAGCTACAAATACGGAACCGCCAGGGACGCCGTCCTCAACCTTGAGGTCGTCCTGAAGGACGGAACCGTCATCGAGACCGGTTACGACGACATCGGCGCATACATGTCCGCTTACAACCTCAACCAGATCTTCGCCGGATCCGAGGGAGCAATCGGAATCATCACCTCCGCCACCCTCAAGGCATATCCAGCCGGAGTCACCAAATCCTTCGCCTACGAGATCGCCGGAGGACTCGCAGAGGCCGACGCAGCTGTCCAGGCACTCATCCGCCACCCCAACCTCAAGCCCATGAGGTTCACCCTCCAGGTCGCCGACGGAAAGACCATGCTCTTCCTCGACTACCAGGGCGCACAGGCATTCGTCGACACCGATGCGGCCGAGACCGATGCCATCCTCGAGGCCAACGGCGGAAAGAAGTCCGATGCGGTCTACAAGCCTGCCTGCTACAAGTTCAAGGCAGTCATCCCCATCGCCAACCTTGCCAAATCCAACGCCAAGATGGCCATGATCGTCGACAGGTACACCGCTCTCGTCAGCAGCGACAGCATGGATGACATCAAAGCCACCATCGAGACCTGCGGCGGAAGGAAGGCCTGCGGATGGGCATTCGCCGATGGAAACATCGAGAAGATCCACGACGAGGCTACCTCCAAGTTCATGAGGGACCTCACCGGATTCCTTGCAGAGCCCAACGTGGACGACATCGCCAAGAGCGGCGACAAACTCTCCCGCGCCTACAACGACGCAATCCATGAGAAACTGGTCGAGGCCGTCGGAAAGGACAACGTCAACGAGTCCGGACCCGAGAGGCTCCTCTACTGCCACGATCTCGCACCCCTGCCCAAGCTGGCGGGAATCGCCTTCGACAACATCCCCGATGTGGTCGTCAGGCCCAGCACCACCGCTCAGATCGCCGCCGTCATGAAAGTGGCCTACAAGCACGGTATCGCAGTCACTCCCCGCGGAAACTCCACCTGGGGTCTCGGAGGAGCACAGCCCGCATTCCGCGGAATCGTCTGCGACTGCTCTTCCAAATTCAACAAGATCGTCGTCGACGAGAAGAACATGACCGTCAAGGTCCAGTCCGGAGCAACCTGGAAGGCCACCCTCGACGCCTGTATGGCAAAGGGATTCATCGTGGGTTCCTACCCCTCTTCCTTCCCCGCCGCGACCATCGGAGCCTGGCTCTCCACCAACGGTATGGGAATCGGATCCTTCAAGTACGGATCCGCCAAGGACAATGTCCTCGACATGGAGGTCATCCTCTCCAACGGAGAAGTCCTGCACACCGGTTACGGCGATATGGGCAACTACAACTCCGGTCTCAACCTGAACCAGTTCTTCGTCGGATCCGAGGGAACCGCCTGTATCTTCGGTACCGTTACCTTCAGGATCCACCCCATGGGTGTCATCCACCCCCTGGCATACGACTTCGAGAACCTGGCCGACGCCAACCCCGTCATCCAGGCAATCATCGCCGACCCCAGCATCAGGCCTCTCCACATCGCCTGGTCCGACCACTACCACTTCGAGCACCAGAAGATGGCCGGCCTGCACGCACCCGATGTACGCAACCTCCTCCTTGTCACCTACCAGGGCCAGGAGAACTACGTCGACATGGAGATCGCAGTCACCGATGAGCTCGCCGCCAAGTTCGGCGGAAAGAGGGTCGACGACTCCATCGCATCCCACGAGTGGGACGAGCGCTGCTACGAGTTCAGGGCCAGGAAGGTCGGAATCGGAGAGATTCCCGCTGAGGTCATCGTACCTGCCAAGACCTGGGGCAAGTTCGTCGACGAGTGTTACACCGGCTTCGGTGTCATGAAGATGGACATCGGTGGAATCATCGGTGTCATGGTCGACAACCAGACCACCCTGTTCATGCCTTACTACTTCAAGGACGACGAGATGATGACCGGAATGCTCGCATTCGCATTCAACATGTATCTCGGCGACAGGGCAGAGGTATACGGCGGAAGGTCCACCGGATACGGTATCTTCTTCGCAGGAAACCTCGACGCAGCCCACGACGCCAACACCGTCGCCCTCATGAGGGAGCTCAAGACTTTCCTCGACCCCCACGACGTCATGAACCCTGGACACCTCGTCTGCGGAATGACCAAGTTTGGAATCGGAATGAGCCACGGCCTCTCGAGCTTCATGTTCAAGATGATGCAGACCATCAAGAAGCTCATGCCTCCTGAGCACAACTTCGAGAACAACATCAAGAGGTTCAAGTTCAACAAGTACGCTGAGGAGAAGGCCGAGGACAGGAAGCACGTCCTCGGACGCGGTTACGAGTGA
- a CDS encoding methanogeneis marker protein 7, whose amino-acid sequence MYEVIMYDGGIYRSDELFELIEDVGGVVLMKNRSSQMLTVTMSTPSEDRPLVEALCKDIGGQVKEVPLAGTEIAVVGPTLGRHHMPHPICDIAEYLRRCGAITVVMGLARGRGKLTSQINLQETSIIDEYDACVFMLGNFKSCVETKADLLLSKINIPTVLVCGPKPEGIEHTCDAIVYGVGRKASRMREPADRQKLEEVSDRIEEILADKKKALEEDPPFVHPSEIKSLLENYEPINMCLRPAPIVMHLDGLRAKISYEEHHEAVENMMVYGRRLGDVCTIAPSKINDSSMLIRIKTRSQVEYEDSLKAKQ is encoded by the coding sequence ATGTATGAGGTCATAATGTACGACGGAGGAATCTACCGTTCCGACGAGCTCTTCGAGCTCATCGAGGATGTGGGCGGAGTGGTCCTGATGAAGAACCGCAGCTCCCAGATGCTCACCGTGACCATGTCCACCCCCTCCGAGGACAGACCTCTGGTCGAGGCCCTCTGCAAGGATATCGGAGGACAGGTGAAGGAGGTGCCTCTCGCGGGTACCGAAATCGCGGTGGTAGGTCCCACCCTGGGACGCCACCACATGCCCCACCCCATCTGCGACATTGCGGAGTACCTTCGCCGCTGCGGTGCGATCACCGTAGTCATGGGTCTTGCCAGGGGAAGGGGGAAGCTAACGTCCCAGATCAATCTCCAGGAGACCTCCATCATCGACGAGTACGACGCATGCGTGTTCATGCTCGGCAACTTCAAGTCCTGCGTGGAGACCAAAGCCGATCTGCTCCTGAGCAAGATCAACATCCCCACCGTGCTGGTCTGCGGACCCAAGCCCGAGGGAATCGAACACACCTGCGACGCCATCGTCTACGGTGTCGGCAGGAAGGCATCCCGTATGAGGGAACCCGCCGACAGGCAGAAGCTCGAAGAGGTCTCCGACCGCATCGAGGAGATCCTTGCCGACAAGAAGAAAGCCCTCGAGGAGGACCCGCCCTTCGTCCACCCGTCGGAGATCAAGTCCCTGCTGGAGAACTACGAGCCCATCAACATGTGTCTAAGGCCCGCCCCCATCGTCATGCATCTCGACGGACTGAGGGCCAAGATCTCCTACGAGGAGCATCACGAGGCCGTCGAGAACATGATGGTCTACGGACGCCGTCTGGGTGATGTGTGCACCATCGCCCCCTCGAAGATCAATGACAGCAGTATGCTGATCCGTATCAAGACCCGCTCGCAGGTCGAGTACGAGGATTCCCTGAAGGCAAAGCAATGA
- a CDS encoding methanogeneis marker protein 17: MPAETVVTGTDEYGNERYKALYEELMYDVGKLAAVEKSYLVLKPKVPLFIISVKMKALPSAKTIGVVASTRSERDTVYVSISDEMYAPGTLKALWNRYGRDNVQQLDRLDIAVKGVSSSFEVDEIEVESNEQPIQEVLGALYRVLPEGIRVRRTLADTDVITVVATEERMQPEMLDEATVIHEAMKKGGEIDV, from the coding sequence ATGCCAGCTGAAACAGTGGTCACAGGAACCGACGAATACGGAAACGAGAGGTACAAGGCTCTCTACGAGGAGCTCATGTACGACGTCGGTAAACTTGCGGCCGTGGAGAAATCCTACCTGGTGCTGAAACCCAAGGTGCCCCTCTTCATCATCTCGGTGAAGATGAAGGCCCTGCCCTCGGCCAAGACCATCGGGGTCGTGGCATCCACCAGGTCGGAGCGCGATACCGTGTACGTGAGCATCTCCGACGAGATGTACGCACCCGGTACCCTCAAGGCGCTCTGGAACAGGTACGGCAGGGACAACGTGCAGCAGCTCGACAGGCTCGACATCGCGGTCAAAGGGGTATCCAGCTCCTTCGAGGTCGACGAGATCGAGGTGGAGTCCAACGAACAGCCCATCCAGGAGGTCCTGGGAGCGCTCTACAGGGTGCTTCCCGAGGGAATCCGTGTCAGGCGCACCCTGGCGGACACCGACGTCATTACTGTCGTCGCTACCGAGGAGAGGATGCAGCCCGAGATGCTGGATGAGGCCACCGTGATTCACGAGGCCATGAAGAAGGGAGGTGAGATCGATGTATGA
- a CDS encoding methanogeneis marker protein 15 encodes MTIRIAQLSCGTEYSGVQYEIESAARSVGAKIVYPDVSYDQVKSALERFGFTPKSPQLQLMIARAVSLADGLYEADAVFITTCFRCAEAALVRNELRRFIQENTRLPVVTYSFTERLKASQLLTRMEALVTIVSRKELLARERQTGITAGLDSGSSTTKCVIMENNKIIGKAWTASGDVVQCATEVLEEAMKMAGIEFKQIEAMGTTGYGRFTLGTHFKAKLVQEELTVNSKGAVWLADRQRGEATIIDIGGMDNKAITVRDGVPDNFTMGGICAGASGRFLEMTARRLKVPIGELGSYAVKGNWVNAKMNSYCSVFGIQDLVTTLGAGKSFEDVAAAACHSVAEQVYEQQLQEVDVRHPIIQVGGTSLNAGLVKAIGEVLGEPPIVPPDSQYIGAVGGALLSSGML; translated from the coding sequence ATGACCATCAGGATCGCCCAGCTCTCCTGCGGTACCGAGTACAGCGGAGTACAGTACGAGATCGAGTCCGCAGCCCGTTCCGTCGGAGCCAAGATCGTCTACCCTGATGTCTCCTACGACCAGGTCAAGAGCGCCCTGGAACGTTTCGGATTCACCCCCAAATCGCCTCAGCTGCAGCTCATGATCGCCCGTGCGGTCAGCCTCGCCGACGGTCTCTACGAGGCCGATGCGGTATTCATCACCACCTGTTTCAGGTGTGCGGAGGCCGCCCTGGTCAGGAACGAGCTCAGGAGGTTCATCCAGGAGAACACCAGGCTCCCCGTCGTCACCTATTCCTTCACCGAGAGGCTGAAGGCATCCCAGCTCCTCACCAGGATGGAGGCTCTCGTCACCATCGTCTCGAGGAAGGAACTCCTTGCCAGGGAGAGGCAGACCGGAATCACCGCGGGTCTCGACTCCGGATCGTCCACCACCAAGTGCGTCATCATGGAGAACAACAAGATCATCGGAAAGGCATGGACTGCATCCGGAGATGTCGTCCAGTGCGCCACCGAGGTCCTGGAGGAGGCCATGAAGATGGCCGGTATCGAGTTTAAGCAGATCGAGGCCATGGGAACCACCGGATACGGAAGGTTCACCCTCGGTACCCACTTCAAGGCCAAACTCGTGCAGGAGGAGCTGACCGTCAACTCCAAGGGCGCCGTTTGGCTGGCCGACAGGCAGAGGGGAGAGGCCACCATCATCGATATCGGAGGAATGGACAACAAGGCCATCACCGTCAGGGACGGAGTCCCCGACAACTTCACCATGGGAGGAATCTGTGCCGGAGCTTCGGGACGTTTCCTCGAGATGACCGCCAGGAGGCTGAAGGTCCCCATCGGGGAACTCGGATCCTACGCAGTCAAGGGTAACTGGGTCAATGCGAAGATGAACTCCTACTGTTCCGTCTTCGGAATCCAGGACCTGGTCACCACCCTCGGAGCCGGAAAGTCCTTCGAGGACGTAGCGGCCGCCGCCTGCCACTCCGTCGCGGAGCAGGTCTACGAGCAGCAGCTGCAGGAGGTCGACGTCAGGCACCCCATTATCCAGGTCGGAGGAACCTCCCTCAACGCAGGTCTCGTGAAGGCCATCGGAGAGGTGCTTGGAGAGCCTCCGATCGTGCCTCCTGACTCCCAGTACATCGGAGCCGTGGGCGGAGCCCTGCTCAGTTCGGGAATGCTGTGA
- a CDS encoding methanogeneis marker protein 5 — protein MKVFIDPPNSMILFDLVERFGHEPLSSMALIQEKVDNIEVDMPPMNVTLDDVVKGLKYAGVEVPSGIRGRLAIWGPMIEAADAAIIIENPPFSFGCVGCDRSNELTKYRIKRRGIPALTVQYPSSEEEAKTMVGQIKDFLGGLKE, from the coding sequence ATGAAGGTATTCATAGATCCCCCTAACAGCATGATCCTCTTCGACCTGGTGGAGAGGTTCGGCCACGAACCCCTGAGTTCGATGGCTCTCATCCAGGAGAAAGTCGACAACATCGAGGTCGACATGCCGCCCATGAACGTTACCCTTGACGACGTCGTCAAAGGACTCAAGTACGCCGGAGTGGAGGTTCCTTCCGGAATCAGGGGAAGGCTGGCCATCTGGGGACCCATGATCGAGGCTGCCGATGCTGCCATCATCATCGAGAACCCCCCGTTCAGCTTCGGATGCGTCGGATGCGACCGTTCCAACGAGCTCACCAAGTACCGCATCAAGAGGCGCGGTATCCCCGCCCTCACCGTGCAGTACCCCTCCAGCGAGGAGGAGGCCAAGACCATGGTCGGACAGATCAAGGATTTCCTGGGAGGTCTGAAGGAATGA
- a CDS encoding methanogeneis marker protein 6, with protein sequence MSQQRVTRLLMISPNSMVTPDQLVRNVQTMAPGINVKETCYGCLAESDAETMRIVMEKVRTTYRNEVFSKVRGFPAGDPRRCRAQHGTRPGYAQLEAEWECLPLIQYALDEFDAGKDDYQKPVDKKPLPVKEMKEISEAFR encoded by the coding sequence ATGAGTCAGCAGAGAGTAACCAGACTGCTCATGATCTCCCCCAACTCCATGGTCACCCCGGACCAGCTGGTCCGCAACGTGCAGACCATGGCCCCCGGCATCAACGTCAAGGAGACCTGCTACGGATGCCTGGCGGAATCGGATGCGGAGACCATGAGGATCGTCATGGAGAAGGTCCGCACCACTTACCGCAACGAGGTCTTTTCCAAGGTCAGGGGATTCCCCGCAGGGGACCCCAGGAGATGCCGTGCACAGCACGGAACGCGTCCCGGATACGCGCAGCTGGAGGCCGAATGGGAGTGCCTCCCGCTGATCCAGTATGCACTGGATGAGTTCGACGCCGGAAAAGACGATTATCAGAAACCTGTCGATAAGAAACCCCTTCCCGTCAAAGAAATGAAAGAAATCAGCGAGGCTTTCAGATGA
- a CDS encoding methanogeneis marker protein 3 translates to MKVFVNGKEKTLKEGATLKDAVAGERYVEGSTVSIYLSTEKVTEVTNDFAIVTEQGEMVLHLYDTPEAKLFRKYADEAVGSNIRWANKELVAFGSFPTDIPYSADAGMYRRFECFFSLGGNDNQTTYLMVAKSNFTKAYGAGSGKIGKITVGRHLLNLIKEGQGIVDIHPVVSETSQDNVIITKDLSQPLEDGYRISTRVLVTLKHESPKSAEHVLIITSKGYINVSEGSGTFMGCRDDMDVDLDAEISGVRDVGQVMVRHAGVGKGHILFYRERRQVSPDLNTAGEVTDGMALMARAQAGDIIAVETDPPRIISVGMTQKAGAAFLAKYGVKQIRTGDTSDDAVIVDQGPEETMEALKKGEVETFGVPRDRIYRISITTDDEATVHYFKKVTGLSHKSIGQLKTQFSFPGSPMVTFYGDEPRAQNLYPQEPFKKCKKGEIGVTNQSRPHHGLIGIRLIDSKQYGPTGEEPYGTNLVGKFFGDLADMEVLDDEQIIYITEAKL, encoded by the coding sequence ATGAAGGTATTCGTCAACGGGAAGGAGAAGACCCTCAAAGAGGGTGCAACCCTGAAGGATGCGGTCGCCGGCGAGAGGTATGTGGAAGGTTCCACCGTTTCCATCTACCTGTCCACCGAGAAGGTGACCGAGGTCACCAACGACTTCGCCATCGTCACCGAACAGGGCGAGATGGTTCTCCACTTGTACGACACCCCCGAAGCGAAGCTCTTCAGGAAATACGCCGACGAGGCTGTCGGGTCCAACATCAGGTGGGCCAACAAGGAGCTCGTGGCGTTCGGTTCGTTCCCCACCGACATCCCCTACAGCGCGGATGCGGGCATGTACCGCCGTTTCGAGTGCTTCTTCTCCCTCGGAGGAAACGACAACCAGACCACCTACCTGATGGTGGCCAAATCCAATTTCACCAAGGCGTACGGTGCGGGATCCGGCAAGATCGGAAAGATCACGGTCGGAAGGCACCTGCTGAACCTCATCAAGGAAGGGCAGGGCATCGTGGACATCCACCCCGTCGTGTCCGAGACCAGTCAGGACAACGTCATCATCACCAAGGATCTCAGCCAGCCCCTGGAGGACGGCTACAGGATCAGCACCCGTGTGCTGGTCACCCTGAAGCACGAGTCTCCGAAATCCGCTGAGCACGTCCTCATCATCACCTCCAAGGGATACATCAACGTGTCCGAGGGAAGCGGTACCTTCATGGGATGCAGGGATGACATGGACGTCGATTTGGACGCCGAGATCAGCGGCGTCCGCGACGTCGGCCAGGTAATGGTCAGGCATGCGGGTGTGGGCAAGGGACACATCCTCTTCTACAGAGAGAGGAGACAGGTGTCCCCCGACCTCAACACCGCCGGAGAGGTCACCGACGGAATGGCGCTCATGGCCCGTGCACAGGCCGGCGACATCATCGCCGTGGAGACCGACCCTCCCCGCATCATCTCGGTCGGGATGACACAGAAGGCGGGAGCGGCATTCCTCGCCAAGTACGGAGTTAAACAGATCCGTACCGGAGACACCTCCGATGACGCGGTCATCGTCGACCAGGGACCGGAGGAGACCATGGAGGCTCTCAAGAAGGGCGAAGTGGAGACCTTCGGAGTACCCCGCGACAGGATCTACCGCATCTCGATCACCACCGACGATGAAGCCACCGTTCACTACTTCAAGAAGGTCACCGGACTGAGCCACAAGTCCATCGGTCAGCTGAAGACCCAGTTCTCGTTCCCCGGTTCTCCGATGGTAACCTTCTACGGCGATGAGCCCAGGGCACAGAACCTCTACCCTCAGGAACCCTTCAAGAAATGCAAGAAGGGAGAGATTGGGGTCACCAACCAGTCCAGGCCGCACCACGGTCTGATCGGTATCAGGCTCATCGACAGCAAACAGTACGGTCCCACCGGAGAGGAGCCCTACGGAACCAACCTGGTCGGTAAGTTCTTTGGCGACCTCGCCGACATGGAGGTACTGGACGACGAACAGATCATCTACATCACGGAGGCCAAACTATGA
- a CDS encoding methyl-coenzyme M reductase C subunit McrC, translating to MKQQIGRHLSFVECRDSQGLGIGGGLAQRATISESGKDVCVIAMGPGRRHITKPVCEITYALREVGINASVLVVNSGSGVPTDAPDVTTGSRFGLDPIEVDRIRQYKVALIHLGNVRNHIVYKARLILRNVDIPAVVVAQCPVDFEDFAAIGVKTRDVMPDKDNIGTMGTIEDIVTGVVRGVTCPQEKLDEIASKLQKILPTEESR from the coding sequence ATGAAGCAGCAGATAGGGAGACACCTGAGCTTCGTAGAGTGCAGGGACTCCCAGGGACTCGGAATCGGAGGAGGTCTGGCCCAGAGGGCCACCATCTCCGAGAGCGGCAAGGACGTCTGCGTCATTGCCATGGGTCCCGGGAGGAGGCACATCACCAAGCCGGTGTGCGAGATCACATATGCCCTCAGGGAGGTCGGCATCAACGCCTCGGTCCTGGTGGTCAATTCCGGTTCCGGAGTCCCCACCGACGCACCTGATGTCACCACCGGATCCAGGTTCGGACTGGATCCCATCGAGGTCGACAGGATAAGGCAGTACAAGGTGGCGCTGATCCACCTCGGGAACGTCAGGAACCACATCGTTTACAAAGCGAGGCTGATCCTCAGGAACGTGGACATCCCCGCCGTCGTGGTGGCCCAGTGTCCCGTGGACTTCGAGGACTTCGCCGCCATCGGCGTGAAGACCCGCGACGTCATGCCCGATAAGGACAACATCGGTACCATGGGTACCATCGAGGACATCGTCACCGGCGTCGTCAGGGGAGTCACCTGTCCCCAGGAGAAGCTCGACGAGATCGCCTCGAAACTCCAGAAGATCCTTCCCACGGAGGAATCCAGATGA
- a CDS encoding methyl-coenzyme M reductase component A2 AtwA, whose protein sequence is MSQPVELITIENVTKKFNGKVVLDNFSAVIRTGQITGLIGKSGAGKSVLLHMLRGNPEYQPDSGRVIYHVTCCVKCRHLGLPYEGSACKICNGDTERIDVDFWALKEYDAMREAIKNRVAIMLQRTFALWGDLTVIENVLEAIGTDTPNRVEKAIALLEFVHMSHRTMHIARDLSGGEKQRIVLARQLAKKPLFFLADEPTGTLDPYTAEIIHQKLVQYVRENNICMVFASHWPEAIDKMADEAFWLEGGVTKMKGEPKPITQKFMEGYHFDRSEIENLGSEIVRLTDAEKHFFSVSRGVVKAVDGVSFDINERECFAIVGFSGAGKTTLSRMICGLSNATKGKVEVRIGDDWVDMSKDGYQNKGRATPYIGVLHQEYTLYPFDTVLQNLTTCIGINMPAELARMKAVQVLISVGFEKKDVNRVLEAYPDTLSVGECQRIAFAQVLIKEPRIVLLDEPTGTMDPITKVIVAKSVLRARETLGETFIVVSHDMDFVKNCCDRAAFMKDGKVVGIGKPEDMMKKFDELRGPME, encoded by the coding sequence ATGTCACAACCGGTCGAACTGATCACGATTGAGAACGTTACGAAGAAATTCAACGGTAAGGTCGTACTTGACAACTTCAGCGCTGTAATCCGCACCGGCCAGATCACCGGACTCATCGGAAAGAGCGGTGCAGGTAAGAGCGTGCTCCTCCACATGCTGAGGGGAAACCCCGAGTACCAGCCCGACTCCGGGCGCGTCATCTACCACGTCACCTGCTGCGTCAAATGCAGGCATCTCGGACTCCCCTACGAGGGATCGGCCTGTAAGATCTGCAACGGGGACACCGAGCGCATCGATGTGGACTTCTGGGCCCTCAAGGAATACGACGCCATGAGGGAGGCCATCAAGAACAGGGTTGCCATCATGCTCCAGAGGACCTTCGCTCTCTGGGGAGACCTCACAGTCATCGAGAACGTATTGGAGGCCATCGGTACCGATACCCCCAACCGTGTGGAGAAGGCCATCGCCCTCCTCGAATTCGTACACATGAGCCACAGGACCATGCACATCGCGCGTGACCTGTCCGGAGGAGAGAAACAGAGGATCGTCCTTGCCAGGCAGCTCGCCAAGAAGCCCCTGTTCTTCCTGGCCGACGAGCCCACCGGAACCCTCGACCCCTACACCGCCGAAATCATCCACCAGAAACTGGTCCAGTACGTCAGGGAGAACAACATCTGCATGGTGTTCGCCTCCCACTGGCCCGAGGCCATCGACAAGATGGCGGACGAGGCCTTCTGGCTCGAGGGTGGAGTCACCAAGATGAAGGGAGAACCCAAACCCATCACCCAGAAGTTCATGGAGGGTTACCACTTCGACAGGAGCGAGATCGAGAACCTCGGAAGCGAGATCGTCCGCCTCACCGACGCCGAGAAGCACTTCTTCTCCGTATCCAGGGGAGTCGTCAAAGCCGTCGACGGAGTTTCCTTCGACATCAACGAGAGGGAATGCTTCGCCATCGTGGGATTCTCCGGCGCAGGCAAGACCACCCTTTCCAGGATGATCTGCGGTCTGTCCAATGCCACCAAAGGAAAGGTGGAGGTCCGTATCGGTGACGACTGGGTCGACATGTCCAAGGACGGATACCAGAACAAGGGCCGTGCGACCCCCTACATCGGCGTCCTCCACCAGGAGTACACCCTCTACCCGTTCGACACCGTCCTGCAGAACCTCACCACCTGCATCGGAATCAACATGCCCGCCGAGCTGGCCCGCATGAAGGCCGTACAGGTCCTCATCAGCGTGGGATTCGAGAAGAAGGACGTCAACAGGGTCCTCGAGGCCTACCCCGACACCCTCTCCGTGGGAGAGTGTCAGAGGATCGCCTTCGCCCAGGTCCTCATCAAGGAGCCCCGTATCGTCCTCCTTGACGAGCCCACCGGAACCATGGACCCCATCACCAAGGTCATCGTCGCCAAATCCGTCCTCCGCGCCAGGGAGACCCTCGGAGAGACCTTCATCGTCGTCAGCCACGACATGGACTTCGTCAAGAACTGCTGCGACCGTGCAGCCTTCATGAAGGATGGAAAGGTCGTGGGCATCGGCAAGCCTGAGGACATGATGAAGAAGTTCGACGAGCTCCGCGGACCCATGGAATGA